The following are encoded in a window of Spea bombifrons isolate aSpeBom1 chromosome 2, aSpeBom1.2.pri, whole genome shotgun sequence genomic DNA:
- the LOC128475068 gene encoding olfactory receptor class A-like protein 1, translated as MDLYRLVKVSTYSGITLVGVTGNILILAAFAVICYQERKLIGSELILCHLSLANLLGYLTRIFPTILFEMGVKGHINDTGCKVTSSVFRIFRGMAISLTCLLSCFQGAILSSAGTSSTIKMRIQEGMQPAICILYVMSITVNTPFAMYATEAYNITGVKYAYGPGYCIVVYPNKVAFAASGFVSFALDLVLVVIMALASGYILWILHRHSKQVKSLRSSSSSKGQVTAETQAARAVVTLVTFYVTLYGIDNTIWLYQTVSTHLLALVTDVRVFFTTCYGSVCPFVLIIFNRKIRSKLNPLAKE; from the coding sequence ATGGATCTATACAGGTTGGTGAAGGTGTCAACTTACAGTGGGATAACCTTAGTGGGAGTAACAGGAAACATTCTTATCCTGGCTGCATTTGCTGTGATCTGTTATCAAGAGCGTAAACTTATAGGCTCAGAGCTTATCCTTTGCCATCTCTCCCTGGCCAATCTCCTTGGATATCTTACCAGGATCTTTCCCACAATCCTTTTTGAGATGGGAGTGAAAGGACACATCAATGACACAGGCTGCAAAGTGACCTCATCTGTTTTCAGAATTTTCCGTGGCATGGCCATCAGCCTTACATGCCTGCTCAGTTGCTTTCAAGGGGCCATTCTCAGCTCTGCTGGTACCAGTTCCACAATTAAAATGAGAATCCAAGAGGGCATGCAGCCAGCTATTTGTATACTCTATGTGATGAGTATAACAGTTAACACACCTTTTGCTATGTATGCTACAGAAGCTTACAACATCACAGGGGTCAAGTATGCTTATGGCCCAGGATATTGCATTGTAGTGtaccctaataaagtggccTTTGCTGCCTCTGGCTTTGTTAGCTTTGCCCTTGACTTGGTTTTGGTAGTAATTATGGCACTGGCCAGTGGTTACATTCTATGGATTCTTCACAGGCACAGCAAACAAGTGAAGAGTCTAAGAAGCTCCAGTTCCAGTAAGGGACAGGTTACTGCTGAGACTCAGGCAGCCCGTGCGGTGGTGACCCTGGTAACATTTTACGTCACTCTGTATGGAATTGACAACACCATCTGGCTCTATCAAACAGTGTCCACCCACCTATTAGCTTTGGTAACAGATGTGAGAGTTTTCTTCACCACATGTTATGGTTCTGTTTGTCCCTTTGTGCTTATTATATTTAACAGGAAAATACGAAGCAAACTGAATCCATTGGCTaaagaataa